Proteins encoded together in one Macadamia integrifolia cultivar HAES 741 chromosome 8, SCU_Mint_v3, whole genome shotgun sequence window:
- the LOC122087691 gene encoding omega-hydroxypalmitate O-feruloyl transferase-like — translation MATSHGSGEAELRITKSKPVVVPPPMKTYDGLYYLSPIDEILMGPLDILFCFETDDEKRTENLCETIKQALAKVLVHFYPFAGSLVMGPDGNFMVKCTGEGVSFVEAVANCELRELGDFTILDLPKQRQLVHAWNESENPSEIPLLVVQVTRFQCGGFVIGLAVNHCMCDGASLLEFMKSWGEIARGLPVSVVPFLDRCILKPNQPLETDEYNHDNISAMSEDGSNVSSYLVRRDEQSIFKSFSFDLQKLKQLKKIAAMEDDGTIKGTTATDFELIMAFIWRARTKALKLNPSETSMLLIIVDGRHHRFGPSIPEGYFGNAILITGCECSAGELIENPLCFAVDLIKRGLELEFIQSLDNYVNYIQFVKVTVEAARTELLLDRAFVGNKWSRFLSNDIDFGWGGPTQIANACPQKEIVVVHAQRKGSKNKILTLGLCPSDMKAFEEMMQSEMGIQTCT, via the exons ATGGCAACTTCACATGGAAGTGGAGAAGCAGAACTTAGAATAACAAAGTCTAAGCCGGTTGTTGTCCCTCCCCCAATGAAGACTTATGATGGGCTCTATTATTTGTCGCCTATAGATGAGATATTGATGGGTCCtcttgatattttattttgctttgaGACAGATGATGAGAAGAGGACAGAGAATCTCTGTGAAACAATCAAACAAGCCTTGGCTAAGGTTCTGGTTCATTTCTATCCATTTGCAGGGAGTCTTGTAATGGGTCCAGATGGAAATTTTATGGTGAAATGCACAGGAGAAGGTGTTTCATTTGTTGAAGCAGTTGCAAATTGTGAGCTTCGTGAGTTGGGCGATTTTACGATCCTTGATCTCCCAAAACAAAGACAACTTGTTCATGCTTGGAATGAATCAGAGAACCCTTCAGAAATACCACTGCTTGTGGTGCAG GTGACAAGGTTTCAATGTGGAGGTTTTGTTATTGGATTAGCAGTGAACCATTGCATGTGCGATGGAGCATCATTGCTTGAATTTATGAAGTCATGGGGTGAAATTGCTAGAGGCTTACCCGTAAGTGTTGTTCCATTTTTAGATAGATGTATACTGAAGCCAAACCAACCCCTTGAAACTGATGAATACAACCATGACAATATTTCTGCAATGAGCGAAGATGGATCAAATGTTTCTTCCTATCTAGTACGACGAGATGAACAGTctatattcaaatccttctcttttgATCTCCAAaagttgaagcaactgaagaAGATAGCTGCTATGGAGGATGATGGAACCATAAAGGGTACTACTGCCACAGATTTTGAATTGATCATGGCATTTATATGGCGAGCACGAACCAAGGCCCTCAAATTGAACCCTTCTGAGACATCAATGCTTTTGATCATTGTCGATGGACGGCATCATCGATTTGGTCCATCAATTCCAGAAGGGTACTTCGGCAATGCCATTTTGATTACAGGCTGTGAATGTAGTGCAGGAGAACTAATAGAAAATCCACTGTGCTTTGCAGTTGATTTGATCAAAAGGGGACTAGAATTGGAATTCATTCAATCACTAGATAACTATGTGAACTACATTCAATTTGTAAAGGTTACTGTAGAAGCAGCCAGAACAGAATTACTACTAGATAGAGCATTTGTGGGTAACAAATGGTCTAGATTTCTTTCAAATGATATTGATTTTGGTTGGGGAGGTCCCACGCAAATTGCAAACGCATGTCCACAGAAGGAAATAGTTGTTGTTCATGCCCAGAGAAAGGGTAGTAAGAACAAGATTCTAACATTGGGTCTGTGTCCTTCGGATATGAAAGCTTTTGAGGAGATGATGCAATCAGAGATGGGAATTCAAACTTGTACCTAA
- the LOC122085443 gene encoding omega-hydroxypalmitate O-feruloyl transferase-like, giving the protein MATSHGSGEAELRITKSKPVVVPPTGKTYDGLYYLSPIDEILMGPLDILFCFETDDEKRTENLCETIKQALAKVLVHFYPFAGSLVMGPDGNFMVKCTGEGVSFVEAVANCELRELGDFMILDLPKQRQLVHAWNESENPSEIPLLVVQVTRFQCGGFVIGLAVNHCMCDGTSLLEFMKSWGEIARGLPVSVVPFLDRCILKPNQPLETDEYNHDNISAISVDGSNVSSYLLRRDEQSIFKSFSFDLQKLKQLKKIAAMEDDGTIKGTTVTDFELIMAFIWRARTKALKLNPSETSMLLIVVDGRHHRFGPSIPEGYFGNAILITGCECSAGELIENPLCFAVDLIKRGLELEFIQSLDNYVNYIQFVKVTVEATRTELQLDRAFVGNKWSRFLSNDIDFGWGGPTQIANACPQKEVVVVHAQRKDCMNKILTLGLSPSDMKAFEEMMQLEMGIQTCT; this is encoded by the exons ATGGCAACTTCACATGGAAGTGGAGAAGCAGAACTTAGAATAACAAAGTCTAAGCCGGTTGTTGTCCCTCCCACAGGGAAGACTTATGATGGGCTCTATTATTTGTCGCCTATAGATGAGATATTGATGGGTCCtcttgatattttattttgctttgaGACAGATGATGAGAAGAGGACAGAGAATCTCTGTGAAACAATCAAACAAGCCTTGGCTAAGGTTCTGGTTCATTTCTATCCATTTGCAGGGAGTCTTGTAATGGGTCCAGATGGAAATTTTATGGTGAAATGCACAGGAGAAGGTGTTTCATTTGTTGAAGCAGTTGCAAATTGTGAGCTTCGTGAGTTGGGCGATTTTATGATCCTTGATCTCCCAAAACAAAGACAACTTGTTCATGCTTGGAATGAATCAGAGAACCCTTCAGAAATACCACTGCTTGTGGTGCAG GTGACAAGGTTTCAATGTGGAGGCTTTGTTATTGGATTAGCAGTGAACCATTGCATGTGCGATGGAACATCATTGCTTGAATTTATGAAGTCATGGGGTGAAATTGCTAGAGGCTTACCCGTAAGTGTTGTTCCATTTTTAGATAGATGTATACTGAAGCCAAACCAACCCCTTGAAACTGATGAATACAACCATGACAATATTTCTGCAATAAGCGTAGATGGATCAAATGTTTCTTCCTATCTACTACGACGAGATGAACAGTctatattcaaatccttctcttttgATCTCCAAaagttgaagcaactgaagaAGATAGCTGCTATGGAGGATGATGGAACCATAAAGGGTACTACTGTCACAGATTTTGAATTGATCATGGCATTTATATGGCGAGCACGAACCAAGGCCCTCAAATTGAACCCTTCTGAGACATCAATGCTTTTGATCGTTGTCGATGGACGGCATCATCGATTTGGTCCATCAATTCCAGAAGGGTACTTCGGCAATGCCATTTTGATTACAGGTTGTGAATGTAGTGCAGGAGAACTAATAGAAAATCCACTGTGCTTTGCAGTTGATTTGATCAAAAGGGGACTAGAATTGGAATTCATTCAATCACTAGATAACTATGTGAACTACATTCAATTTGTAAAGGTTACTGTAGAAGCAACCAGAACAGAATTACAACTAGATAGAGCATTTGTGGGTAACAAATGGTCTAGATTTCTTTCAAATGATATTGATTTTGGTTGGGGAGGTCCCACGCAAATTGCAAACGCATGTCCACAGAAGGAAGTAGTTGTTGTTCATGCCCAGAGAAAGGATTGTATGAACAAGATTCTAACATTGGGTTTGTCTCCTTCGGATATGAAAGCTTTTGAGGAGATGATGCAATTAGAGATGGGAATTCAAACATGTACCTAA
- the LOC122086852 gene encoding omega-hydroxypalmitate O-feruloyl transferase-like, giving the protein MAYFGRPSLFACVKLRRTENLFETIKQALAKVLVHFYPFAGSLVQCPDGNFMVKYTGEGVPFVEAVANCDLGELGNFTVPNLPKHRQLVHACNESKNPFDIPLLEVQVTRFQCEGFVIGLAVNHCMCDGASLMEFMKSWDRSILKPKQLLKTDEYIHYNIFAMNKDGSNVSPYIVRRDEQSVFKSFSLDLQILMQLEKITTMEDYGTMKTTATDFELIMAFIWRARTKALKLNPSETSMLLIVVDGRHRRFSPSFPKVYFGNAFLITGCECSAGELIENPLWFAVDSIKRAL; this is encoded by the exons ATGGCATATTTTGGGAGGCCATCACTCTTTGCTTGCGTTAAGCTT AGGAGGACAGAGAATCTCTTTGAAACAATCAAACAAGCCTTGGCTAAGGTTTTGGTTCATTTCTATCCATTTGCTGGGAGTCTTGTACAGTGTCCAGATGGGAATTTTATGGTGAAATATACAGGAGAAGGTGTACCATTTGTTGAAGCAGTTGCAAATTGTGATCTTGGTGAGTTGGGAAATTTTACTGTCCCTAATCTCCCAAAACACAGACAACTTGTTCATGCTTGCAATGAATCAAAGAACCCTTTCGATATACCACTACTTGAGGTGCAG GTGACAAGGTTCCAGTGTGAAGGATTTGTTATTGGATTAGCAGTGAACCATTGCATGTGCGATGGAGCCTCATTGATGGAATTTATGAAGTCATGGG ATAGATCTATATTGAAGCCAAAACAACTCCTTAAAACTGATGAATACATCCATTACAATATTTTTGCGATGAACAAAGATGGATCAAATGTTTCCCCCTATATAGTAAGAAGAGATGAACAATCTgtattcaaatccttctctttggATCTCCAAATATTGATGCAACTAGAGAAGATAACTACCATGGAGGATTATGGAACCATGAAGACTACTGCCACTGATTTTGAATTGATCATGGCATTTATATGGCGCGCACGAACCAAGGCCCTGAAACTGAACCCTTCTGAGACATCAATGCTATTGATCGTTGTCGACGGACGGCATCGTCGATTTAGTCCATCATTTCCTAAAGTGTACTTCGGCAATGCATTTTTGATTACAGGTTGTGAATGTAGTGCAGGAGAACTAATAGAAAATCCACTTTGGTTTGCAGTTGATTCGATCAAAAGGGCACTATAA